A region of Spodoptera frugiperda isolate SF20-4 chromosome 26, AGI-APGP_CSIRO_Sfru_2.0, whole genome shotgun sequence DNA encodes the following proteins:
- the LOC118264630 gene encoding U6 snRNA-associated Sm-like protein LSm5, with protein MTQTSLPNPNTLLPLELVDKCIGSRIHIIMKNDKEMVGTLQGFDDFVNMLLDDVTEYESTPEGRKITKLDQILLNGNNIAMLVPGGEMPGDSYDG; from the coding sequence ATGACGCAAACATCGCTGCCTAATCCTAACACATTGTTACCTCTCGAACTTGTGGACAAATGTATTGGTTCCCGGATCCATATCATCATGAAAAACGATAAAGAAATGGTCGGCACATTACAAGGGTTTGACGATTTCGTGAATATGTTACTGGACGATGTTACGGAATATGAATCCACGCCAGAAGGAAGAAAAATAACCAAACTAGACCAGATCTTACTGAATGGAAACAACATAGCAATGCTGGTGCCTGGTGGTGAAATGCCGGGCGATTCTTACGACGGATAG
- the LOC118264612 gene encoding hepatocyte growth factor-regulated tyrosine kinase substrate: MFRANNFDKLLDKATSNLRLDPDWPTILQICDLIRQNDCSPKYAVAAVKKKLYSSNPHQAMFALLVLESIVKNCGSGVHDEVTSKAFCEMLRDLVKTTQHENLRNKILELIQAWAFAFRNSPKYRSVQDTVNILKAECYKFPPLKESDAMFSADTAPEWADGEVCHRCRVAFSLMVRRHHCRACGQVFCQQCSAKQSTLPKYGIEKEVRVCDACYDKVSRPPQSTTKLEIVDTSNDYGPSVQTQKRTGGKTAEELQEEEELQLALALSQSEAEHKEKERKSRSHIAPEPSHHPTLSPTPSSVSASPEHSTQANSELSRYLDRNYWEQRINRDNTVAPTAPAPASHASDTTEEFPKPSTTKAQDEDAEDKEIDEFVESLKSQVEIFVNRMKSNSSRGRSIANDTAVQTLFMNITAMHSRLLRYIQQQDDKRVYLESLQDKVTQIRDSRAALDTLRAEHTARLAAAAEAAERQRQMQMAAKLQAMRKKKHEYLQYQRQLALQRVQEQEREMQMRQEQQKHQYLMNANNFYMPGVSMPQQFQAGYPNQPIYGNPQYLPQMMPQATTDSSVPVPVPGQTQMSTANMPMSMNPMATIQSMPQLTNTFAALTTSAGGVNQNSVSAQPSMNQPNLRPNLTQQLPLQQQMMLQQMMRMGAPGGVHQIVPQTLANGMPGQNIPQQNGQSAQLPKQNLPNQPQQQPNSMVPQMTVGQQNLGQQNLNQQLMNTNPMLGLQMQNMRMPIMQGNQPNTNQQVPVSGYQNINIPNQINQQPGAQAPNMQVQSQMPVQGQALSMQGQQMMPGQSMPGQSQGMQMNNNMQAGSNIQQSQGQQVPHTQGQQIPQLHQQQMSLNQHMSMPNQPMQQQPGQQMMMPGQQIHHQGQTQQGQLQQGQLQQGQLQQGQLQPGQQQINQGQIPTSLQGQQMLPGQLLPGNPGQMQMGHQMQMGQVQQMQQGPAMQGQIPQQMGMSQQMSQVPQGPPMQQNMQQGPQKMPQQNMPQGQMPPGNNQQAQTPGKQEHNNNTGELISFD; this comes from the exons ATGTTTCGAGCTAATAATTTTGATAAGTTGCTTG ATAAAGCTACAAGTAATCTACGCCTAGATCCCGATTGGCCGACTATCCTACAAATATGTGATTTGATTAGACAGAATGATTGTTC ACCAAAATATGCAGTGGCAGCAGTCAAAAAGAAACTATACTCCTCAAACCCCCACCAAGCTATGTTTGCACTGCTTGTCCTCGAGAGTATTGTCAAAAATTGTG gctCTGGAGTCCATGATGAAGTGACATCTAAAGCATTCTGTGAGATGCTCCGTGACCTCGTGAAGACTACACAACACGAAAATCTTCGAAACAAGATCCTTGAATTGATTCAAGCTTGGGCTTTCGCATTCCGTAACTCACCAAAGTACAGATCTGTTCag GACACTGTGAACATTTTGAAGGCTGAGTGTTACAAGTTCCCTCCACTCAAGGAATCTGATGCAATGTTCTCTGCTGACACAGCACCAGAATGGGCAGATGGAGAAGTTTGCCACAG ATGTCGTGTGGCATTCTCCTTGATGGTAAGGCGGCATCACTGTCGTGCTTGCGGCCAAGTGTTCTGCCAACAATGCAGTGCCAAGCAATCAACCCTGCCTAAGTATGGAATTGAAAAGGAG GTGCGAGTCTGTGATGCTTGCTATGATAAAGTAAGCCGACCACCACAGTCTACAACCAAGCTGGAGATTGTTGACACCTCAAACGACTATGGACCGTCTGTACAAACACAG AAACGAACTGGTGGTAAGACAGCGGAGGAGTTGCAAGAAGAAGAAGAGTTGCAGTTGGCGCTTGCTCTCAGCCAGTCAGAGGCTGAACACAAAGAGAAAGAACGCAAGTCACGCTCTCACATCGCTCCGGAGCCGTCTCATCATCCGACGT TATCCCCGACTCCATCGTCCGTGAGTGCATCCCCGGAACATAGCACGCAAGCCAACTCCGAGCTGTCGCGGTACTTGGACCGCAACTACTGGGAGCAGCGGATAAACCGCGACAACACCGTGGCGCCCACGGCACCTGCACCAGCCTCACATGCCTCCGATACTACTGAG GAATTCCCAAAACCTTCCACAACAAAGGCTCAAGATGAGGACGCTGAGGACAAAGAAATTGATGAATTTGTAGAGTCACTGAAGTCTCAGGTCGAAATATTTGTTAACAGGATGAAGAGCAACTCGTCACg TGGCCGTTCCATTGCCAATGACACTGCGGTACAAACTTTATTCATGAACATCACCGCCATGCATTCACGCCTGCTACGCTACATTCAGCAGCAGGACGATAAACGTGTCTACTTAGAGAGCTTGCAG GACAAGGTGACTCAGATCCGCGACAGTCGCGCGGCGCTGGACACGCTGCGCGCGGAGCACACGGCGCgcctggccgccgccgccgagGCCGCCGAGCGACAGAGGCAAATGCAGATGGCCGCTAAACTGCAAGCTATGAGGAAGAAGAAACACGAGTATTTGCAGTATCAGAGGCAACTGGCATTGCAAAGAGTTCAG GAACAAGAACGTGAAATGCAGATGAGGCAAGAACAACAGAAACACCAATATTTAATGAATGCTAACAATTTTTATATGCCTGGTGTTTCTATGCCACAACAGTTCCAGGCTGGTTATCCAAACCAGCCAATTTATGGAAACCCACAGTACCTTCCACAAATGATGCCACAAGCAACTACTGATAGTAGTGTTCCAGTGCCTGTGCCAGGACAAACACAAATGTCAACAGCGAATATGCCAATGAGCATGAATCCAATGGCAACTATTCAGTCCATGCCTCAATTGACAAATACTTTTGCGGCTCTTACAACATCCGCTGGTGGTGTTAACCAAAATTCTGTCAGCGCTCAACCGTCCATGAATCAGCCCAACTTAAGACCCAACCTAACTCAACAATTACCACTCCAACAACAAATGATGCTGCAGCAAATGATGCGCATGGGTGCGCCGGGAGGTGTACATCAAATTGTTCCACAGACCCTTGCCAACGGCATGCCTGGACAAAACATTCCCCAACAGAATGGTCAAAGTGCACAGTTACCCAAACAAAACCTGCCTAACCAACCTCAGCAGCAGCCCAACTCCATGGTGCCTCAAATGACCGTCGGCCAACAAAATCTTGGACAGCAAAACTTGAATCAACAATTAATGAACACCAACCCGATGCTTGGACTACAAATGCAGAACATGAGAATGCCTATTATGCAAGGCAACCAACCAAATACTAATCAGCAAGTTCCGGTTTCTGGATATCAGAACATAAATATTCCTAATCAAATTAATCAACAGCCAGGTGCTCAAGCTCCCAATATGCAAGTACAGTCACAAATGCCTGTCCAAGGCCAGGCATTATCCATGCAAGGACAGCAAATGATGCCAGGTCAATCCATGCCTGGGCAGTCTCAGGGCAtgcagatgaataataatatgcaaGCAGGCTCAAACATACAACAATCCCAGGGACAACAGGTACCACATACTCAGGGACAGCAGATACCACAGCTACATCAGCAGCAGATGTCACTGAACCAACATATGTCTATGCCTAACCAGCCAATGCAACAACAGCCAGGGCAACAAATGATGATGCCAGGGCAACAAATTCACCATCAAGGTCAAACACAACAAGGCCAACTGCAGCAAGGCCAACTACAGCAAGGGCAATTACAGCAAGGTCAGTTACAACCTGGTCAACAACAAATTAATCAAGGACAGATTCCAACTAGTCTCCAAGGGCAACAAATGCTTCCTGGACAGCTACTGCCTGGAAATCCAGGTCAGATGCAAATGGGTCATCAGATGCAAATGGGGCAAGTACAACAGATGCAACAGGGGCCTGCTATGCAAGGTCAGATCCCTCAGCAAATGGGCATGTCCCAACAAATGTCACAAGTACCACAGGGGCCTCCTATGCAACAGAACATGCAGCAGGGTCCACAGAAAATGCCACAACAAAATATGCCTCAGGGGCAGATGCCGCCTGGAAACAACCAACAAGCCCAGACACCGGGCAAGCAAGAACATAATAACAACACAGGCGAGCTGATCAGTTTCGATTGA
- the LOC118264619 gene encoding targeting protein for Xklp2: MAKNVTNFRGEIYFTPNGKLHIKDEPETPIEDDFGEHNNLDYFYEHGFDNMRKSMSMNDIAALREDLVKLEFHDKDDMYHRHRKPSGAPQELSRTKFVSMAEAIYHYQRDTPGRFHSKRPQIFRSQRPTGPSGLTVPQSPMLRSKTRSRPTHIMSQQEKEEMELEEIRKHKIKANPIPKSVIEGTKNLPEVSKKPITVPEPFKLTEIQKKAAQSTDDIPQFKARPAPKHILEKPQVPVKPPVHVTKPVSPKFRYKRANSADQLRNDNMLLMKSQPKCEEKHHPRTGPVRPEPFSFEKRDEELRRRREERIKRQIEEERKQASLFKAQPVPGAVKKRMHCSAPKGGSSTTSSENKENNVKFEAKVPVVLYKEPFKPVLQPVQLKKPAPFELTTEKRAAEREKFEKQLKEKEEEQERMRQMKEKEQQEAEERARAELRAKLIHHPKPIPKTGIVPFVPEKSVAPLTVPETPKFVRRLKQH; the protein is encoded by the coding sequence ATGGCTAAAAATGTGACGAACTTTCGCGGTGAAATCTATTTCACTCCGAATGGGAAATTACATATTAAAGACGAGCCTGAAACTCCTATTGAAGACGACTTTGGCGAACATAATAACCTGGATTACTTTTACGAACATGGATTCGACAACATGAGGAAATCTATGTCTATGAATGACATTGCTGCTCTTCGAGAAGATCTTGTGAAGCTGGAGTTCCACGATAAAGATGATATGTATCATAGACATCGTAAACCTTCAGGTGCACCACAAGAGTTGTCAAGAACTAAGTTTGTATCAATGGCTGAGGCCATTTACCACTATCAGAGAGATACTCCCGGACGTTTTCATTCGAAGCGACCGCAAATATTCCGTTCTCAAAGACCAACTGGACCATCGGGCCTTACTGTACCTCAGTCGCCTATGCTCCGATCAAAAACACGCTCAAGACCTACACACATCATGTCACAGcaagaaaaagaagaaatgGAACTTGAAGAAATcagaaaacacaaaataaaagcaaatcCTATTCCTAAGTCTGTTATAGAAGGAACCAAGAACCTGCCTGAAGTCTCAAAGAAGCCTATTACAGTGCCAGAGCCTTTCAAGTTGACTGAAATTCAAAAGAAGGCTGCTCAATCTACTGATGACATTCCTCAATTCAAGGCTCGGCCAGCTCCTAAACACATATTAGAAAAGCCTCAGGTACCAGTGAAACCTCCAGTACATGTGACCAAGCCTGTAAGTCCCAAATTCCGTTATAAAAGAGCCAACTCTGCTGATCAACTAAGAAATGATAACATGCTCCTAATGAAATCTCAACCAAAATGTGAAGAAAAGCATCATCCTAGAACAGGTCCAGTGAGACCTGAGCCGTTTTCATTTGAAAAAAGGGATGAAGAACTTAGGCGCCGCAGGGAAGAAAGAATCAAGCGTCAAATTGAGGAAGAACGAAAACAAGCTTCTTTATTCAAAGCACAACCAGTCCCTGGAGCTGTCAAGAAGAGAATGCACTGCTCTGCACCCAAGGGTGGCTCATCCACCACTTCTTCAGAAAACAAAGAGAATAATGTTAAGTTTGAGGCTAAGGTACCTGTTGTACTTTACAAGGAACCATTCAAGCCTGTGCTTCAACCAGTGCAACTTAAAAAACCGGCGCCCTTTGAGCTTACTACTGAAAAGCGGGCTGCTGAGAGAGAAAAGTTTGAAAAGCAATTGAAAGAAAAGGAGGAAGAACAGGAAAGAATGAGACAAATGAAGGAAAAGGAACAACAAGAAGCTGAAGAAAGAGCAAGGGCGGAGTTAAGGGCTAAGTTAATTCATCACCCAAAACCTATTCCTAAAACAGGAATCGTACCATTTGTTCCAGAAAAATCTGTTGCTCCACTCACTGTGCCAGAGACGCCCAAGTTTGTGAGGCGCCTCAAACAACACTAA
- the LOC118264621 gene encoding G protein-activated inward rectifier potassium channel 4-like: protein MELSEKEQLCKLDEVEKGSLNYSHKHRLCRTSQRRKSGKRKNERVVFKTGQFNLEKWKNSKYRVFPDIVQALIDAQWRWTIVYSILTYIIIWLAFTGIWWIILEIHGDFEPDHLPHAANSTWEPCVREIYSFTSLFLFSIEIHTTIGYGGRSITLECPSAMFTMCIESILGTITQSFIVGIVFAKLTRPKNRAQTLLFSKNAIINQRDRNLRLIFRVGNTRKSRIIAGNVQAYLIRHTPIDVLENQIKLGLSMDSSENFSFMFPVCAVHTIDEDSPFYSMAASDIIKADMEILVVFEGTIESTGQPVQAKSSYTTQEILWGHRFIEMVEYKKEKHGFLIDYAKFNETYPVSTPLCSAKQLNHFYEHNLRKLKDSIR, encoded by the exons ATGGAATTATCTGAAAAGGAACAACTGTGCAAACTAGACGAAGTAGAAAAGGGGTCATTGAACTACAGCCACAAACATCGACTGTGCAG GACTAGTCAAAGAAGAAAATCAGGAAAGAGAAAAAATGAACGCGTCGTCTTCAAAACAGGACAATTCAACTTGGAGAAATGGAAGAACTCAAAATATCGGGTGTTTCCAGACATCGTGCAAGCTCTCATCGATGCTCAGTGGCGATGGACGATTGTGTACAGCATCCTCACGTACATCATCATTTGGCTGGCCTTCACGGGCATTTGGTGGATTATCTTAGAGATACATGGTGACTTCGAACCGGACCACTTGCCACATGCTGCCAATTCCACCTGGGAGCCTTGCGTTAGAGAAATCTACAGCTTCACATCCCTCTTCCTCTTCAGTATTGAAATCCACACGACAATCGGTTATGGTGGCAGATCCATCACATTGGAATGTCCTTCCGCCATGTTTACAATGTGCATCGAGAGCATACTCGGTACTATCACTCAATCTTTCATCGTTGGCATAGTCTTCGCCAAATTGACAAGGCCGAAGAATCGAGCACAGACGCTGTTATTCTCGAAAAACGCCATCATCAACCAAAGGGATCGCAATCTACGTTTGATATTCAGGGTCGGGAACACCAGAAAGTCAAGGATCATAGCTGGCAACGTTCAAGCTTATTTAATCAGGCATACTCCTATAGATGTGTTGGAGAACCAAATAAAATTGGGTCTGTCCATGGATTCCAGTGAGAATTTCTCATTCATGTTTCCTGTCTGTGCTGTGCACACGATAGATGAGGACAGCCCGTTTTATTCAATGGCAGCTTCGGACATAATAAAAGCAGATATGGAAATCCTCGTAGTGTTTGAAGGCACTATAGAATCAACTGGCCAGCCTGTCCAAGCGAAGTCGAGCTACACCACCCAAGAAATCCTGTGGGGTCATCGCTTTATTGAAATGGTCGAGTACAAAAAAGAAAAGCACGGTTTTCTGATCGATTATGCAAAGTTTAATGAAACCTATCCTGTCAGTACACCACTGTGTTCAGCTAAACAACTTAATCATTTTTATGAACATAATTTAAGGAAATTAAAAGATAGTATTCGTTAA